A genomic region of Papaver somniferum cultivar HN1 chromosome 7, ASM357369v1, whole genome shotgun sequence contains the following coding sequences:
- the LOC113297822 gene encoding uncharacterized protein LOC113297822 yields MKETDDEGTNPPPKSLRDYMFLIRVSQLSCIVLPATMETFDIRASTIQALPNFYGMENENPYYHIRDFEELCGTMKFKYLADEYLKLRLFPFSLKDKAKSWLNALTPSSISTWDGMINLFLYKFFPRHKTIVIRQKLNSFSQQEGESLYDYLERFHDLLLQCPHHGFDTPRLTLILYEGLDFKTLTMVESFCGGNFPGKTAEEGYKFLHEMAEKTQEWEAREPIRSMTSSTGVHILESELDSGDKFADMLRRVESLERNAEIKHVESITHTSSITNDFSDQNFSSLEESMKLFMQATQRFMANLEKQLDHITSQLNERDKDQFPSEIQLNPKGSVEVSTYGAKPTHHVQAFYTLRIGRVVDNHVRDAEENVQDRNLPTITQVTPSTQKETDETEKRL; encoded by the exons ATGAAGGAAACAGATGATGAGGGTACGAACCCTCCGCCTAAAAGTTTGAGAGACTATATGTTCCTGATTAGAGTCTCTCAACTTTCTTGTATTGTTTTGCCTGCCACCATGGAAACTTTTGATATTAGAGCAAGCACTATTCAAGCACTTCCTAATTTCTATGGTATGGAGAATGAAAATCCTTACTACCACATTAGAGATTTTGAAGAATTGTGTGGTACAATGAAATTCAAGTATTTAGCTGATGAGTATCTCAAACTTAGgttgttccccttttccttgaaggATAAGGCAAAGTCATGGTTAAATGCATTAACTCCTTCATCAATTAGTACTTGGGATGGCATGATTAATCTATTCTTGTATAAATTCTTTCCTAGGCATAAAACTATTGTCATTCGTCAAAAGTTGAATAGTTTTTCAcaacaagaaggagaatctcTTTATGATTATTTAGAGAGGTTCCATGATCTCTTGCTacaatgtccgcaccatggatttgatactcCTAGGCTCACATTGATTCTATATGAGGGATTAGATTTCAAAACATTGACTATGGTAGAATCATTTTGTGGTGGAAATTTTCCTGGTAAGACTGCCGAAGAAGGTTATAAATTTTTGCATGAAATGGCAGAAAAAACACAAGAATGGGAGGCTAGAGAACCCATAAGATCAATGACTAGTAGCACAGGGGTTCACATACTTGAAAGTGAATTGGACTCTGGGGACAAGTTTGCTGATATGTTACGAAGAGTTGAGTCGTTAGAAAGAAATGCTGAAATTAAGCATGTTGAGTCTATTACGCATACATCTTCTATTACTAATGATTTTTCTGACCAAAATTTTTCTAGTTTGGAAGAAAGTATGAAATTGTTTATGCAGGCTACTCAAAGATTTATGGCTAACTTAGAGAAACAACTAGATCATATTACTAGCCAGTTGAATGAGCGAGACAAGGATCAGTTCCCGAGTGAAATACAGCTCAACCCCAAGGGTTCTGTTGAGGTAAGCACATATGGTGCTAAGCCTACTCATCATGTCCAAGCCTTCTATACCCTAAGAATTGGACGGGTTGTGGATAACCATGTTCGTGATGCTGAGGAGAATGTGCAAGATAGGAACCTGCCTACTATTACACAGGTTACTccttcaacacaaaaagaaaccgatGAAACCGAAAAAag GTTATAA